The following coding sequences are from one Streptomyces sp. NBC_01232 window:
- a CDS encoding TetR family transcriptional regulator: MSQPAKTSPRAATASDTPESPAGTKAAAQRLKMRRELAAAAMELFATKGYEATTVDEIAATAGVARRTFFRHFRSKEEAIFPDHDDTLTRAEAVLDVAPAHEHPLDTVCRGIKEVMKMYAASPAVSVERYRLTREVPALREREIASVARYERLFTRYLLAHFDETDHHDGNDDPLLAEVAASAVVTAHNHVLRRWLRAGGQGDVEAQLDHAFSIVRNTFGSGIGAGRTLGAAPAAPAAVRTQGEVLVAVARTDAPLDEVMRTIEEALRPK; this comes from the coding sequence ATGTCCCAGCCCGCCAAGACCTCGCCCCGCGCCGCCACGGCCTCCGACACACCCGAGAGTCCGGCCGGCACCAAGGCGGCCGCGCAGCGGCTCAAGATGCGCCGCGAGCTCGCCGCCGCGGCCATGGAGCTCTTCGCGACCAAGGGGTACGAGGCGACGACGGTCGACGAGATCGCGGCGACCGCCGGTGTGGCGCGCCGGACCTTCTTCCGGCACTTCCGGTCCAAGGAAGAGGCGATCTTCCCGGACCACGACGACACCCTGACCCGCGCCGAGGCCGTCCTGGACGTCGCCCCGGCGCACGAGCACCCGCTCGACACGGTGTGCCGCGGGATCAAGGAAGTCATGAAGATGTACGCCGCCTCGCCGGCGGTGTCGGTGGAGCGCTACCGGCTGACCCGCGAGGTACCGGCGCTGCGGGAGCGGGAGATCGCCTCGGTGGCCCGGTACGAGCGGCTGTTCACACGCTATCTGCTGGCCCACTTCGACGAGACCGATCACCACGACGGCAATGACGATCCGCTGCTGGCCGAGGTGGCCGCCTCGGCGGTCGTCACCGCCCACAACCACGTCCTGCGGCGCTGGCTGCGGGCGGGCGGCCAGGGGGACGTGGAGGCGCAGCTGGACCACGCCTTCTCGATCGTCCGGAACACCTTCGGCTCGGGCATCGGCGCGGGCCGCACCCTGGGTGCGGCGCCGGCCGCGCCGGCGGCCGTCCGTACGCAGGGCGAGGTGCTGGTGGCGGTGGCCCGCACGGACGCTCCGCTGGACGAGGTCATGCGGACCATCGAAGAGGCCCTGCGCCCGAAGTAG
- a CDS encoding 3-hydroxyacyl-CoA dehydrogenase family protein: MDRQSSHPTLQTIAVVGLGTMGTGIAEVLARSGREVIGIDISEAAAHRAAAALASATARSVTRELLTEQERADVLARFRTFTDLGAAAEADLVIEVVPESYEIKQQVFRELDAIVRPDTILATGTNALSVTRMAAESLRPERVLGLHFFNPAPAMKLVEIVSCVLTAPPAVEAVTELARELGKEPVPVGDRPGFVADGLLFGYLNQAAAMYEARYASREDIDAAMRLGCGLPMGPLALLDLIGVDTARTVLEAMYASSGDRLHAPAPILGQLAEAGLTGQKSGRGFYTYETAGSPVIVRDLQTPLDGSLIGAGRPVASVGVAGSGTMASGIAQVFAQAGYSVVLAARSQEKAEAAKAAIGKSLGRAVSKGRLTEEGAAQTLERITPAGSLDAFAEVDLAVEAVAEDLAVKQELFASLDKVCKPGAVLATTTSSLPVIAIARVTSRPEDVIGMHFFNPAPAMKLVEVVRTVLTSDDVHATVREICVKVRKHPVDCGDRAGFIVNALLFPYLNNAIKMVEQHYADIDQIDAAMKLGGGYPMGPFELLDVVGLDVSLAIEKVLHAEFRDPGLAPSPLLEHLVAAGCLGRKTGRGFREYAARR, from the coding sequence ATGGACCGTCAGTCCAGTCACCCCACCCTGCAGACCATCGCCGTCGTCGGCCTCGGCACGATGGGCACCGGCATCGCCGAGGTCCTCGCCCGGTCCGGCCGCGAGGTCATCGGCATCGACATCAGCGAGGCCGCCGCCCACCGGGCCGCGGCCGCCCTCGCCTCGGCCACCGCCCGCTCCGTCACCCGGGAGCTGCTCACCGAGCAGGAGCGGGCCGACGTGCTCGCCCGCTTCCGCACGTTCACCGACCTGGGCGCGGCCGCCGAGGCCGACCTCGTCATCGAGGTCGTGCCCGAGTCGTACGAGATCAAGCAGCAGGTGTTCCGCGAGCTCGACGCGATCGTCCGGCCCGACACCATCCTGGCGACCGGCACCAACGCCCTGTCGGTCACGCGGATGGCCGCCGAGTCCCTGCGCCCCGAGCGGGTGCTGGGCCTGCACTTCTTCAACCCGGCGCCCGCGATGAAGCTGGTCGAGATCGTCTCCTGCGTCCTGACCGCCCCGCCGGCCGTCGAGGCGGTCACCGAGCTGGCCCGCGAGCTCGGCAAGGAGCCCGTCCCGGTCGGCGACCGGCCCGGCTTCGTCGCCGACGGCCTGCTCTTCGGCTACCTCAACCAGGCCGCCGCGATGTACGAGGCCCGGTACGCCTCCCGCGAGGACATCGACGCGGCGATGCGGCTCGGCTGCGGCCTGCCCATGGGCCCGCTCGCGCTGCTCGACCTGATCGGCGTGGACACCGCCCGCACCGTCCTGGAGGCCATGTACGCCTCCTCCGGCGACCGGCTGCACGCCCCGGCCCCGATCCTGGGCCAGCTCGCCGAGGCCGGCCTCACCGGCCAGAAGTCCGGCCGCGGCTTCTACACGTACGAGACCGCGGGCAGCCCGGTGATCGTCCGCGACCTCCAGACCCCGCTCGACGGGTCCCTCATCGGCGCGGGCCGCCCCGTCGCCTCCGTCGGTGTGGCCGGCTCCGGGACGATGGCGAGCGGAATCGCCCAGGTCTTCGCGCAGGCCGGCTACAGCGTGGTGCTCGCCGCCCGCAGCCAGGAGAAGGCCGAGGCCGCCAAGGCCGCGATCGGGAAGTCCTTGGGCCGTGCGGTGTCCAAGGGCCGCCTGACCGAGGAGGGCGCCGCGCAGACCCTGGAGCGGATCACTCCGGCCGGTTCGCTGGACGCCTTCGCCGAGGTGGACCTGGCCGTGGAGGCCGTCGCCGAGGACCTGGCGGTCAAGCAGGAGCTGTTCGCTTCCCTGGACAAGGTCTGCAAGCCGGGCGCGGTGCTGGCCACGACCACCTCCTCGCTGCCGGTCATCGCGATCGCCCGCGTGACCTCGCGTCCCGAGGACGTGATCGGCATGCACTTCTTCAACCCGGCCCCGGCGATGAAGCTGGTCGAGGTGGTCCGGACCGTCCTGACGTCCGACGACGTGCACGCCACGGTCCGCGAGATCTGCGTCAAGGTGCGCAAGCACCCCGTGGACTGCGGCGACCGGGCCGGCTTCATCGTGAACGCGCTGCTGTTCCCGTACCTCAACAACGCGATCAAGATGGTCGAGCAGCACTACGCCGACATCGACCAGATCGACGCCGCGATGAAGCTGGGCGGCGGCTACCCGATGGGGCCGTTCGAGCTCCTCGACGTGGTCGGGCTCGATGTGTCGCTGGCCATCGAGAAGGTCCTGCACGCGGAGTTCCGCGACCCGGGTCTGGCCCCGTCCCCGCTGCTGGAGCACCTGGTGGCGGCGGGCTGCCTGGGCCGGAAGACCGGCCGCGGATTCCGTGAGTACGCCGCCCGCCGGTAA
- a CDS encoding HEAT repeat domain-containing protein codes for MNDVLERLRAEAGPSPEYEVLLTAAPDGLAASLTSSGLPLWARELAAYRLGLAGDRRAFEALVLLLNHRDPARCAAAAEALAVLDDPRTARAAAALATNSLRTAYALQPVRLLTALRAPESVPALMATLGRLLSPHDPYWRVALACVEGLGALADPRARELLTRAQSHPRLAVAATAALRGLG; via the coding sequence GTGAACGACGTGCTGGAGCGCCTGCGGGCGGAGGCGGGACCGTCACCCGAGTACGAGGTGCTGCTCACGGCCGCCCCCGACGGCCTGGCCGCCTCCCTGACCTCGTCCGGACTGCCCCTGTGGGCCCGCGAACTGGCCGCGTACCGGCTGGGCCTCGCGGGAGACCGGCGCGCCTTCGAAGCCCTCGTCCTGCTCCTCAACCACCGCGACCCGGCCCGCTGCGCGGCCGCCGCCGAGGCGCTGGCCGTCCTGGACGACCCGCGCACCGCCCGCGCCGCCGCGGCGCTCGCCACCAACAGCCTGCGCACGGCCTACGCCCTGCAGCCCGTGCGCCTGCTCACCGCCCTGCGCGCCCCCGAATCCGTACCGGCCCTGATGGCCACCCTGGGGCGGCTGCTGTCCCCGCACGACCCGTACTGGCGCGTGGCCCTAGCCTGCGTCGAGGGGCTCGGCGCCCTCGCCGACCCCCGCGCCCGCGAACTGCTCACCCGCGCCCAGTCCCACCCCCGGCTCGCGGTGGCGGCGACGGCCGCGCTGCGCGGACTGGGCTGA